Proteins encoded within one genomic window of Bombina bombina isolate aBomBom1 chromosome 1, aBomBom1.pri, whole genome shotgun sequence:
- the LOC128660964 gene encoding uncharacterized protein LOC128660964 gives MLEGDEQQPLAYEVKNVPATSPYSSVRTYYQMHPPPLQHQMDPQPLQHQMHPPPPQHQMHPQPPQHQMHPQPPQHQMQSPPAQYQMQPPPEHLYYMPPQPQIQHPPMAQQMLPPPPPPPPPPPPTNVCPQLHIEQPSQSPRLSDDNPTESQEYVPETPMEPQAPPCNQIFPHSPSKMLYCGLFTGSLD, from the coding sequence ATGCTGGAAggggatgagcaacagccactggcctatgaggttaaAAATGTTCCTGccacatccccatattcatctgtgaGGACatattatcagatgcatcctccaccactacAGCATCAGATGGATCCTCAACCACTAcagcatcagatgcatcctccaccaccacagcatcagatgcatcctcaaccaccacagcatcagatgcatcctcaaccaccacagcatcagatgcagtcTCCACCAGCACagtatcagatgcagcctccaccagagcatctgtactatatgccacctcaacctCAGATCCAGCACccacccatggcacaacaaatgctgccgccaccaccaccaccaccaccaccaccaccacccaccaatgtctgtcctcaattgcatattgagcaaccctcacagtccccaagactgagtgatgaCAACCCCAcagagagccaggaatatgtgccagaGACACCTATGGAGCCCCAAGCCCCCCCATGTAATCAAATATTTCCACACAGTCCCAGCAAGATGCTCTACTGCGGCTtgttcacagggagcttagactga